The sequence below is a genomic window from Pleurocapsa sp. PCC 7327.
AGGCTTGATGGCAGAAAACAAGGAATTAGTCTTGCGGATCATGACGGTAAGAGAACACCTTGCTGAAACCGTATTAGACTTCCTGCCAGAAATGGTACGTACGGGTATTAGTCAGGCGAATATGGAACGCCGTCGCCAGTTATTGGAACGCCTTACTCAGACCCAATCTACCACTTCAAGGCCTCATTCAGAATCCCCCGATTCGGAGCCAAACGAATCTTCAGACTCACAACCATAGATTTTAGATTGATAGAAAGACAGAACCCATGAAAACATTACCCAAAGAGCGCCGTTACGAAACTCTCTCCTATTTGCCTCCCATGACGGATCAGCAAATTGCCAAGCAGATCCAGTACATGTTAGACCAGGGATATATTCCTGCGGTTGAGTTTGAAGAAAATCCCCAACCTAGCGATCACCACTGGACTTTGTGGAAGTTGCCGCTATTTAGTGCGACTTCTCCCCAAGAAGTTCTTAATGAAGTGCGCGAATGCCGTGCTGAGTATTCCAACTGCTACATTCGCGTCATTGGCTTTGACAACATTAAGCAGTGCCAAACGATGAGCTTTATCGTTCACAAGCCTAATTCCAGCCGTTACTAAAACGAAAAAGCTATAGTGTAAGCACGACGAGCGAGGTGATGCGTTTCTGCGTCACCTCTTTTATTTGATAGGCGATGTAATCTTAGCGGATATGCAACTCGACTACGCTATCTCTAATCGTTACATCGTGACCGCCAAAGAAATTTTGTCCCAGAAGTCCTATGGGAAGATGGGGAGAAACTAGGACATCTAAGTCTCTAATAACCATTCCGCCAGCTTGAACTGAAGCAACGCGTCCTATACCCGCTTGAACGACTCCACCAGCAGTTGCTACGGGGATTTCTCTATCTATGTTAACGCCAAGTGCTTTAGCCATTTCGGGACTAATTGTCGTCGCGCTTGCCCCGGTATCTAAGAGCATCTCGAAGCGTTGTTTTCCATTAAATGTCACGTCAATAACGGGAATTCCAGCATCTCGGCGTTTAATTGGGACGCGAAACG
It includes:
- a CDS encoding chaperonin family protein RbcX gives rise to the protein MYPKKIARDTAKVLQSYLTYQAVRTIIDQLSETNPTQAIWLSQYSSTNNIQDSEAYLEGLMAENKELVLRIMTVREHLAETVLDFLPEMVRTGISQANMERRRQLLERLTQTQSTTSRPHSESPDSEPNESSDSQP
- a CDS encoding ribulose bisphosphate carboxylase small subunit, which gives rise to MKTLPKERRYETLSYLPPMTDQQIAKQIQYMLDQGYIPAVEFEENPQPSDHHWTLWKLPLFSATSPQEVLNEVRECRAEYSNCYIRVIGFDNIKQCQTMSFIVHKPNSSRY
- a CDS encoding TIGR02281 family clan AA aspartic protease, with protein sequence MKTILSALVVVSGVVLTPLAVRPQEHSGCFMRGSNGQLVDLGYVCADTTVQPQTSASGTFRVPIKRRDAGIPVIDVTFNGKQRFEMLLDTGASATTISPEMAKALGVNIDREIPVATAGGVVQAGIGRVASVQAGGMVIRDLDVLVSPHLPIGLLGQNFFGGHDVTIRDSVVELHIR